Proteins from a single region of Thermotoga maritima MSB8:
- a CDS encoding ABC transporter permease, with amino-acid sequence MASKFKKRTFRELGPLVALVSLAVFTAILNPRFLTAFNLQALGRQIAIFGLLAIGETFVIISGGGAIDLSPGSMVALTGVMVAWLMTHGVPVWISVILILLFSIGAGAWHGLFVTKLRVPAFIITLGTLTIARGMAAVITKGWPIIGLPSSFLKIGQGEFLKIPIPVWILLAVALVADFFLRKTVYGKHLRASGGNEVAARFSGVNVDRVRMIAFMVSGFLAGVVGIIIAARLSQGQPGVGSMYELYAIASTVIGGTSLTGGEGSVLGAIVGASIISLLWNALVLLNVSTYWHNVVIGIVIVVAVTLDILRRRLASK; translated from the coding sequence TTGGCTTCGAAATTTAAGAAGAGAACTTTCAGAGAACTCGGTCCTTTAGTTGCTCTCGTCAGTCTGGCTGTTTTTACGGCTATCTTGAATCCTCGCTTTCTGACGGCATTCAATCTTCAGGCTCTCGGAAGGCAGATCGCGATCTTTGGCCTTTTAGCTATCGGGGAAACCTTTGTCATCATCTCCGGGGGAGGAGCCATCGACCTCTCCCCCGGTTCCATGGTGGCGCTCACAGGGGTAATGGTTGCATGGCTCATGACTCACGGTGTTCCCGTGTGGATCTCTGTAATTCTCATTCTGTTGTTCTCTATAGGAGCAGGTGCGTGGCATGGCTTGTTTGTCACAAAGCTCAGAGTTCCCGCTTTTATCATCACCCTTGGAACTCTGACGATCGCCCGAGGCATGGCAGCCGTGATCACAAAGGGATGGCCTATCATCGGACTCCCGTCTTCTTTCTTGAAAATCGGGCAGGGTGAATTTTTGAAGATACCGATCCCGGTGTGGATTCTCCTTGCAGTGGCTCTTGTGGCAGATTTCTTCCTCAGAAAGACCGTTTATGGAAAACACCTGAGGGCTTCCGGCGGTAACGAAGTCGCCGCAAGATTTTCCGGAGTGAACGTAGACAGAGTGCGAATGATAGCGTTCATGGTATCGGGATTCCTCGCCGGTGTGGTGGGGATAATCATTGCGGCAAGGCTTTCTCAAGGGCAACCAGGTGTCGGTAGTATGTACGAACTCTATGCCATAGCCTCCACTGTAATCGGTGGAACGAGTCTCACGGGAGGAGAAGGAAGTGTTTTAGGAGCAATCGTAGGCGCGAGTATCATAAGTCTTCTCTGGAACGCTCTCGTTCTTCTCAACGTTTCGACGTACTGGCACAACGTAGTCATCGGAATCGTCATAGTTGTGGCAGTAACTCTCGACATATTGAGAAGGAGACTTGCAAGCAAATAA
- a CDS encoding sugar ABC transporter ATP-binding protein encodes MFPLLAFRGDRMEILKAKGIVKRFPGVVAVDNVDFEVYENEIVSLIGENGAGKSTLIKILTGVLKPDAGEILVNGERVEFHSPVDAFKKGISVIHQELNLCDNMTVAENIFLAYEAVRGQKRTLSSRVDENYMYTRSKELLDLIGAKFSPDALVRNLTTAQRQMVEICKALVKEPRIIFMDEPTSSLTVEETERLFEIIEMLKSRGISVVFVSHRLDEVMRISDRIVVMRDGKRIGELKKGEFDVDTIIKMMVGREVEFFPHGIETRPGEIALEVRNLKWKDKVKNVSFEVRKGEVLGFAGLVGAGRTETMLLVFGVNQKESGDIYVNGRKVEIKNPEDAIKMGIGLIPEDRKLQGLVLRMTVKDNIVLPSLKKISRWGLVLDERKEEEISEDYVKRLSIKTPSIYQITENLSGGNQQKVVLAKWLATNADILIFDEPTRGIDVGAKAEIHRMIRELAAQGKAVIMISSELPEILNLSDRIVVMWEGEITAVLDNREKRVTQEEIMYYASGQKKQNGRVA; translated from the coding sequence GTGTTTCCCCTCCTCGCTTTCCGGGGTGATCGAATGGAGATACTGAAAGCAAAGGGCATAGTGAAAAGATTCCCTGGAGTTGTGGCTGTGGACAACGTCGATTTTGAGGTTTACGAAAACGAGATTGTCTCTCTGATAGGTGAAAATGGTGCTGGTAAATCCACCCTCATAAAAATTCTGACGGGTGTCCTCAAACCTGATGCGGGAGAAATTCTGGTCAACGGCGAAAGGGTAGAATTTCACTCTCCGGTCGACGCGTTCAAAAAGGGCATAAGTGTTATCCATCAGGAGCTGAACCTGTGCGACAACATGACTGTGGCGGAAAACATCTTTCTCGCCTATGAAGCTGTCAGGGGACAGAAAAGAACCCTTTCCAGTAGAGTTGATGAGAACTATATGTACACAAGATCTAAAGAACTGCTCGATCTCATCGGCGCCAAGTTCTCTCCAGATGCTCTGGTGAGAAACCTCACCACCGCCCAGAGACAGATGGTGGAAATATGTAAGGCACTGGTTAAAGAACCCAGGATCATCTTCATGGATGAACCCACATCGTCGCTTACTGTCGAAGAGACAGAAAGACTCTTCGAAATCATAGAAATGTTGAAAAGTAGAGGTATTTCTGTTGTTTTCGTTTCACATAGACTGGACGAAGTTATGAGGATAAGTGACAGGATCGTTGTGATGAGAGACGGAAAAAGAATCGGCGAGTTGAAAAAAGGAGAATTCGATGTGGACACGATCATAAAAATGATGGTAGGACGTGAAGTGGAGTTTTTCCCACACGGAATAGAGACCAGACCCGGAGAAATTGCCCTTGAAGTCAGAAACCTGAAGTGGAAGGATAAAGTGAAGAATGTTTCTTTTGAAGTGAGAAAGGGAGAAGTTCTGGGATTCGCGGGACTTGTGGGGGCTGGAAGAACTGAAACGATGCTCTTGGTGTTCGGAGTGAATCAAAAGGAATCCGGAGACATATACGTTAACGGAAGGAAAGTTGAAATAAAAAATCCGGAAGATGCTATTAAGATGGGGATAGGACTCATTCCTGAGGACAGAAAACTTCAGGGGCTTGTTTTGAGAATGACTGTGAAGGACAATATCGTGCTCCCATCACTGAAAAAAATCAGCAGATGGGGGCTCGTGCTCGATGAAAGAAAAGAAGAAGAGATCTCAGAAGACTATGTAAAAAGACTCTCCATAAAAACGCCTTCCATTTATCAAATAACAGAAAATCTATCAGGTGGAAACCAGCAGAAAGTGGTCCTTGCCAAATGGCTCGCCACGAACGCGGATATTCTGATCTTCGACGAGCCAACACGCGGAATAGACGTTGGTGCAAAGGCAGAAATACACAGGATGATCAGAGAACTCGCCGCACAGGGCAAAGCTGTGATCATGATCTCTTCGGAACTCCCAGAAATACTGAATCTCAGCGATAGAATAGTCGTCATGTGGGAAGGTGAAATCACAGCCGTTCTGGACAACAGAGAGAAAAGAGTCACTCAGGAAGAAATAATGTACTACGCATCTGGACAGAAAAAACAGAACGGGAGGGTCGCATAA
- the xylB gene encoding xylulokinase — MNLYVGLDVGTTGVKGILVNEKGEILATANERLTMFTPQPAWAEQDPLSWWEAVKKILKNLSERSKEMGGKIRAISTSGQMHSLVAIDDNGKVLRNAILWCDQRTYKECEEATQILGGEENVLKLVGNPILPGFTLPKILWIRKHEPEIYGKISKIMLPKDFINYMLTGEVKTEHSDASGTVMYSVSKMEWNKDVLKELNIPESVLPEIIPSNGVVGNVKPEVASDLGLSEDTLVIGGGADNACAALGIAVVEPGDVMVSLGTSGTVLAPTKGNQPDPKGRVHFFAHTVPETRYHMGVMLSATYSLEWFKEKFLSEDYETINEEVDKIPAGSNGIIFLPYLNGERTPHRDPFARGVFFGISSYNTKWDMVRAIFEGVAFGIKDSFDILRELKVVLNSVRITGGGSKSRVWNKMLADMTGLRIQKPAVDEGASYGAAILAVSGSMGENPAKISKEWFRVKSYTDPAVENTETYEKLHEKFKKLYTSLKEMFRS; from the coding sequence ATGAACCTGTACGTGGGACTCGATGTGGGAACGACCGGTGTCAAGGGAATTCTTGTGAACGAGAAGGGAGAGATTCTTGCAACAGCGAATGAAAGACTAACCATGTTCACTCCTCAGCCTGCCTGGGCGGAGCAGGATCCCCTCTCCTGGTGGGAGGCGGTGAAAAAAATACTGAAAAACCTCTCCGAAAGATCGAAAGAAATGGGCGGCAAAATAAGAGCGATCTCTACCAGCGGGCAGATGCACAGTCTTGTGGCAATCGATGACAACGGTAAAGTCCTGAGAAACGCTATCCTCTGGTGCGATCAGAGAACATACAAAGAGTGCGAAGAAGCCACCCAGATCCTCGGCGGAGAGGAAAACGTTCTCAAGCTCGTCGGAAATCCCATTTTGCCCGGTTTCACGCTCCCAAAGATACTCTGGATCCGAAAGCATGAACCTGAGATCTACGGAAAAATTTCAAAAATCATGCTGCCAAAAGATTTCATAAACTACATGCTCACCGGTGAGGTGAAAACGGAGCATTCCGACGCCTCCGGAACGGTGATGTACAGTGTGTCAAAGATGGAATGGAACAAGGACGTATTGAAAGAACTCAACATACCGGAAAGTGTTCTCCCAGAGATAATACCGTCGAACGGCGTGGTTGGAAATGTGAAACCTGAAGTAGCGTCGGATCTCGGTCTCTCCGAAGACACGCTTGTGATAGGCGGAGGAGCCGACAACGCCTGTGCAGCTCTTGGAATAGCCGTCGTAGAACCGGGTGACGTGATGGTGAGTCTTGGTACTTCAGGAACCGTTCTGGCACCCACAAAAGGGAATCAGCCCGATCCAAAGGGTAGAGTACATTTCTTTGCACACACCGTTCCAGAAACAAGATACCACATGGGTGTGATGCTCTCCGCTACCTATTCACTGGAGTGGTTCAAGGAAAAATTCCTGAGCGAAGATTACGAAACAATCAACGAAGAGGTGGATAAAATTCCTGCAGGATCAAACGGGATAATCTTCCTGCCGTATCTCAACGGTGAAAGGACACCACACAGAGATCCATTCGCGAGGGGTGTTTTCTTCGGTATATCCTCGTACAACACCAAGTGGGATATGGTGAGAGCCATATTCGAAGGCGTTGCCTTCGGTATCAAAGATTCGTTCGATATACTGAGAGAACTCAAGGTGGTTCTCAACAGTGTGAGAATTACAGGAGGAGGTTCAAAGAGCAGGGTATGGAACAAAATGCTCGCAGATATGACAGGATTGAGAATACAAAAACCAGCCGTGGATGAAGGGGCGTCTTACGGTGCAGCGATCCTCGCAGTGTCTGGCTCAATGGGAGAAAATCCCGCGAAAATTTCGAAAGAATGGTTTCGCGTGAAGAGTTACACTGACCCTGCTGTTGAAAACACAGAAACCTACGAAAAACTACACGAGAAATTCAAAAAACTCTACACATCTCTCAAAGAGATGTTCAGATCTTGA
- a CDS encoding polysaccharide deacetylase family protein, with product MKRLLVFLSIFLTTVLLFSTDSKVNFGEENGVKLVALTFDDGPDVKLTSAVLGTLEKHGVVATFFVVGQRLNESTRAILERMISMGCEIGNHSWNYEPLDKKDPETIKDYIERTKDLIKKYTGKEPRFFRPPNLAVSDTMFDVINMPFVSGILGYDWAGCDRDPQKIVSNVLKDIRDGAIILLHDVQPEPHPIVEVLEILIPELKKRGYGFVTLSELFKRKGVNPEDPVYRKKMWVYVE from the coding sequence ATGAAAAGACTTCTGGTTTTTCTTTCGATCTTTTTGACAACAGTTTTGCTTTTTTCAACTGATTCAAAAGTGAACTTCGGGGAGGAAAACGGAGTGAAACTGGTGGCGCTCACTTTCGATGACGGTCCTGATGTAAAACTCACCTCCGCAGTACTGGGTACTCTTGAAAAACACGGTGTTGTAGCTACCTTTTTCGTTGTGGGACAGAGGTTGAACGAAAGTACTCGAGCTATTCTTGAAAGAATGATATCTATGGGATGTGAAATAGGAAATCACTCGTGGAATTATGAACCACTTGACAAAAAAGATCCTGAGACGATAAAAGATTACATCGAACGTACGAAGGATCTCATCAAGAAATACACAGGAAAAGAGCCTCGATTCTTCAGACCACCCAATCTGGCGGTGAGCGATACCATGTTCGATGTGATAAACATGCCGTTCGTGAGCGGCATTCTCGGCTACGACTGGGCGGGATGTGATAGAGATCCCCAAAAGATCGTAAGCAACGTGTTGAAAGACATAAGAGATGGTGCAATAATTCTTCTTCACGACGTACAACCAGAGCCGCATCCGATCGTCGAAGTTCTAGAGATACTGATCCCGGAATTGAAAAAACGTGGATACGGATTCGTCACTCTGAGCGAGCTTTTCAAAAGAAAAGGAGTGAACCCTGAAGATCCGGTGTACAGAAAAAAGATGTGGGTGTATGTGGAATAA
- a CDS encoding iron-containing alcohol dehydrogenase, producing the protein MFKISFYLPTEIIFRVGAVDELEERAKKLGKKALIVTGRSSTKKTGLLQRVVDLLKKAGVESFVFDKIVPNPISDHVDEAAEIVRKEKIDFIIGLGGGSPIDSAKAISITAPNEGKFWDYVPVGGGKIPEKSIPVVAIPTTHGTGTEADPFAVITNPQTKEKVGIGYRNTFPVLSLVDPEVMKTLPKDQTAYTSMDAFYHAIEAFLNVNANPYSDVLALDAMKRIVTYLPVAYENGEDMEARTNLAWASTEAGITETLTGVIANHALEHGLSGFYPEITHGLGLCITGPYLFEYIFDHAYERLAIVGREVFGVYETDDRKAGRLAIKKLRDFQEMFGLNKRLSELGVKKEDIPKMAETGYRILNGVVVVTPGNLTAKDMEEIFNRCY; encoded by the coding sequence ATGTTCAAAATTTCGTTCTATCTTCCAACGGAGATCATTTTCAGGGTGGGAGCGGTGGACGAACTGGAAGAAAGGGCAAAAAAGCTCGGAAAAAAGGCATTGATTGTGACAGGACGATCCAGCACTAAGAAGACCGGCCTTTTGCAGAGGGTGGTAGATCTTCTCAAGAAAGCGGGAGTGGAAAGTTTCGTCTTCGACAAAATAGTTCCCAACCCGATATCGGATCACGTCGATGAGGCTGCAGAAATCGTGAGAAAAGAGAAGATAGATTTCATCATAGGACTTGGTGGAGGAAGTCCCATAGACAGCGCAAAAGCGATCTCTATCACCGCTCCGAACGAAGGAAAGTTCTGGGATTACGTTCCCGTAGGTGGTGGAAAGATTCCAGAAAAATCCATCCCCGTTGTTGCTATACCCACCACACACGGAACGGGAACCGAGGCAGACCCATTTGCGGTGATTACAAATCCTCAAACGAAAGAAAAAGTGGGAATAGGCTATAGAAACACCTTTCCCGTTCTCTCCCTTGTGGATCCTGAAGTGATGAAGACACTACCGAAAGACCAGACCGCGTACACCTCTATGGATGCGTTCTATCACGCTATAGAAGCCTTCCTCAACGTGAATGCGAATCCTTACTCGGATGTTCTTGCCCTGGACGCCATGAAAAGAATCGTGACTTACCTTCCCGTTGCTTACGAGAATGGAGAAGATATGGAAGCCAGAACGAATCTCGCCTGGGCCAGTACTGAAGCAGGAATTACAGAGACTCTGACTGGTGTGATCGCAAACCACGCGCTGGAGCATGGTCTCAGTGGTTTCTATCCAGAAATAACCCATGGTCTTGGTCTGTGCATCACAGGTCCGTACCTGTTCGAGTACATCTTCGATCACGCCTACGAGAGACTCGCCATCGTTGGAAGGGAAGTGTTTGGCGTTTACGAAACAGACGATAGAAAAGCTGGAAGGCTCGCTATCAAGAAACTGAGAGACTTCCAGGAGATGTTCGGTCTCAACAAGAGACTCAGTGAACTGGGTGTGAAAAAAGAGGATATTCCAAAGATGGCAGAAACCGGCTACAGGATACTGAATGGAGTGGTTGTCGTAACTCCCGGTAACCTAACCGCAAAGGATATGGAGGAGATATTCAACAGGTGTTACTGA
- a CDS encoding ROK family transcriptional regulator, translated as MKYNSPRIKILNKKSILKVIHENHPISRSDISEVTGLTPSSVTRLTKELIDEGYIREIGTMGKNSPGRRRILLDLRKNAFLSLVFDIGVNITTYGIGFFDGEVEPRGTFNTPKEPVEFFNIVKEIYERISGEYRISRISLSVPGMVDMEEKKILLAPNLEWENVNIKELLKVDVPVLADNEANLSMLAEKYHSEDLRNVKEAVFIIIREGVGTGLMIDGKIFRGPSFTAGEAGHMTVNMYSDRQCHCSNWGCWELVSSINWTIEQYGKELPGKNAIEKFQALKQRNDAKRILMKFAENIAVGIVNLVNILNPELVILGGEVVDLGENFLDIIKDFVHQRALKAAVKDLKIRTTEFRNISSNLVGAAVLAVEDIIEEVK; from the coding sequence TTGAAATACAACTCACCAAGAATAAAAATCCTCAACAAAAAGAGCATTCTCAAAGTGATTCACGAAAACCATCCCATTTCCAGATCGGACATATCGGAGGTCACAGGGCTCACGCCGAGCAGTGTAACAAGACTCACGAAAGAACTAATAGATGAAGGTTATATAAGAGAGATCGGTACAATGGGAAAAAATTCTCCTGGAAGAAGAAGAATTCTCCTCGATCTAAGAAAGAACGCCTTTCTGAGTTTAGTCTTCGATATAGGAGTGAATATAACGACTTACGGTATTGGATTTTTCGATGGAGAAGTGGAACCAAGGGGAACTTTCAACACACCAAAGGAACCAGTGGAATTCTTCAACATAGTCAAAGAAATCTACGAACGTATCTCAGGTGAATATAGAATTTCAAGAATCTCTCTTTCCGTTCCAGGAATGGTGGATATGGAAGAAAAGAAAATACTTCTTGCCCCAAACCTCGAGTGGGAGAACGTGAACATAAAAGAGCTCCTCAAAGTCGACGTTCCTGTTCTTGCAGACAACGAGGCGAATCTTTCCATGCTCGCAGAAAAGTACCACTCAGAAGATCTGAGAAACGTGAAAGAAGCCGTTTTTATCATCATTAGAGAAGGTGTTGGAACGGGATTGATGATCGATGGAAAGATCTTCAGAGGGCCTTCCTTCACAGCGGGTGAAGCAGGACACATGACAGTGAACATGTACTCCGACAGGCAGTGCCACTGCTCTAACTGGGGTTGCTGGGAGCTCGTTTCTTCGATCAACTGGACGATCGAGCAGTACGGGAAAGAACTACCTGGAAAAAACGCCATAGAGAAATTCCAGGCACTGAAGCAGAGAAACGATGCGAAAAGAATACTGATGAAATTTGCGGAAAACATAGCGGTCGGCATCGTGAACCTGGTGAACATATTGAATCCTGAACTCGTGATCCTTGGTGGGGAAGTCGTCGATCTTGGTGAAAATTTCCTCGACATTATAAAGGATTTCGTCCATCAAAGAGCTTTGAAGGCCGCTGTGAAAGATCTGAAAATCAGGACTACGGAATTCAGAAACATCAGTTCTAACCTCGTGGGCGCGGCCGTATTGGCTGTCGAGGACATAATAGAAGAAGTCAAATGA
- a CDS encoding sugar-binding protein, with the protein MRKLLVFLSVLLVAGLSLALTIGVIGKSVHPYWSQVEQGVKAAGKALGVDTKFFVPQKEDINAQLQMLESFIAEGVNGIAIAPSDPTAVIPTIKKALEMGIPVVTLDTDSPDSGRYVYIGTDNYQAGYTAGLIMKELLGGKGKVVIGTGSLTAMNSLQRIQGFKDAIKDSEIEIVDILNDEEDGARAVSLAEAALNAHPDLDAFFGVYAYNGPAQALVVKNAGKVGKVKIVCFDTTPDILQYVKEGVIQATMGQRPYMMGYLSVTVLYLMNKIGVQNTLMMLPKVKVDGKVDYVIDTGVDVVTPENLDEYLKKMEELGIPIKF; encoded by the coding sequence ATGAGGAAACTTCTGGTTTTTCTTTCGGTTCTCCTGGTTGCTGGTCTGTCGCTGGCTCTCACCATAGGTGTTATCGGAAAATCCGTCCATCCTTACTGGTCACAGGTAGAACAAGGTGTTAAAGCGGCGGGGAAGGCACTTGGAGTGGATACGAAGTTCTTCGTTCCACAAAAGGAAGATATCAACGCTCAGCTTCAGATGCTCGAATCTTTCATAGCCGAAGGTGTAAACGGTATTGCGATCGCGCCGTCCGATCCAACTGCAGTCATCCCCACCATCAAGAAAGCCCTTGAGATGGGTATTCCTGTTGTCACTCTCGATACAGACTCTCCGGACAGTGGAAGGTACGTCTACATCGGAACGGACAACTACCAGGCAGGTTACACAGCTGGTCTCATCATGAAAGAGCTCCTTGGAGGAAAGGGTAAAGTTGTCATAGGAACGGGTTCACTGACAGCTATGAACTCCCTTCAGAGAATCCAGGGATTCAAAGACGCCATCAAGGACTCGGAGATAGAAATAGTCGACATCCTCAACGATGAAGAAGACGGTGCGAGAGCAGTGTCTCTAGCGGAAGCCGCTCTCAATGCCCATCCAGATCTCGATGCATTTTTTGGTGTGTATGCCTACAACGGACCTGCCCAAGCACTCGTGGTGAAAAATGCTGGAAAAGTTGGAAAAGTGAAGATCGTCTGTTTCGATACAACACCTGATATTCTTCAGTACGTGAAAGAAGGAGTTATCCAGGCAACGATGGGGCAGAGACCCTACATGATGGGATACCTGTCAGTCACAGTTCTTTATCTGATGAACAAGATAGGTGTTCAAAACACTTTGATGATGCTCCCGAAAGTCAAGGTTGATGGAAAGGTTGACTACGTGATCGACACAGGTGTTGATGTGGTCACACCAGAGAACCTCGATGAATATTTGAAGAAGATGGAAGAACTCGGAATTCCAATAAAATTCTGA
- a CDS encoding SPL family radical SAM protein, protein MRVKEINVKSALTYSESKRRYTLSPYVGCTNACVYCYASDYARRYREMIWKSEIIVKRNIAEVLRKDIIKKKPHHVFMSTMCDPYQPIEKEYKLTRRCLEVFLEFPLLEIEVMILTKSTLVLRDLDLFKKMRRISVGLSVTTDDDEIRKMFEPNSSSIEERVEALKVLKENGIRTCVFISPMLPMNPKKLASMLKPHVDCVFIDDMHYRWRVKDFYEKLGFSWALENEYFERTRKELLAFFQE, encoded by the coding sequence ATGAGAGTAAAAGAGATAAATGTTAAGAGCGCACTGACTTATTCCGAATCGAAAAGAAGGTACACCCTCAGCCCTTACGTGGGCTGCACCAATGCCTGTGTGTACTGTTACGCAAGTGATTACGCGCGACGATACAGAGAGATGATCTGGAAGTCAGAAATCATTGTGAAACGAAACATAGCCGAAGTTCTCAGAAAAGATATCATCAAGAAGAAACCACACCACGTTTTCATGAGCACCATGTGCGATCCGTATCAACCTATCGAGAAAGAGTACAAGCTCACCCGAAGATGTCTCGAAGTCTTTCTGGAGTTCCCGCTTCTGGAAATCGAGGTGATGATTCTCACAAAATCCACACTCGTTTTAAGGGACCTGGATCTGTTTAAGAAGATGAGAAGAATCTCGGTTGGACTCAGCGTCACAACTGATGACGACGAAATCCGGAAGATGTTCGAGCCCAACTCGAGTTCCATAGAGGAAAGAGTGGAGGCTTTGAAGGTGCTGAAAGAAAATGGAATAAGGACCTGTGTTTTCATCAGTCCCATGCTTCCCATGAACCCGAAAAAGCTGGCGAGCATGTTGAAACCTCACGTGGATTGCGTGTTTATCGACGACATGCACTATCGATGGCGTGTGAAGGATTTTTACGAAAAACTAGGGTTTTCCTGGGCACTTGAGAATGAGTACTTCGAAAGAACTCGAAAAGAACTACTTGCATTCTTTCAAGAATAG